Within the Candidatus Cloacimonadota bacterium genome, the region CTATAGAAGTATACTCCTGAAGAACAGGCATTACCAGAATTGTCCAAGCCATTCCAGATGGCTGTATGGCTGCCAATTTCTGCATTTCCATGATACAGAGTCTTGACCAACTGCCCCTTTATATTGTAGATATCCAAAGATACCGGTCCGGTCTCCTCA harbors:
- a CDS encoding T9SS type A sorting domain-containing protein yields the protein EETGPVSLDIYNIKGQLVKTLYHGNAEIGSHTAIWNGLDNSGNACSSGVYFYRLKTPKTSLVRKMLMLK